The following proteins are encoded in a genomic region of Glycine soja cultivar W05 chromosome 17, ASM419377v2, whole genome shotgun sequence:
- the LOC114393423 gene encoding protein RER1A-like: MDTGGGGASPTAAMSRWKFAAWRQYQHLLDKSTPHVGRRWLGFAAVALLYLLRVYFVEGFYVVSYGLGIYILNLLIGFLSPQVDPETAILNADDPILPIAASDEFRPFVRRLPEFKFWYSITKAFCIAFVMTFFSVFDVPVFWPILLFYWVVLFSLTMRRQISHMIKYKYLPFSSGKQRYDVKRAPPETTSLSVSED, from the exons ATGGATACTGGCGGAGGCGGAGCATCACCTACAGCCGCCATGTCGCGGTGGAAGTTCGCGGCGTGGCGGCAGTACCAGCACCTGCTGGACAAATCGACGCCGCACGTCGGACGCCGGTGGCTGGGGTTCGCGGCGGTGGCGCTTTTGTACTTGCTGCGCGTGTACTTTGTGGAAGGCTTCTACGTCGTTTCGTACGGCTTAGGCATATACATCCTCAACCTTCTGATAGGGTTCCTCTCCCCTCAGGTGGACCCCGAGACCGCGATTCTCAACGCCGACGACCCTATACTCCCCATCGCCGCCTCCGACGAGTTTCGCCCCTTCGTTCGCCGCCTCCCCGAGTTCAAGTTCTG GTACTCAATCACGAAGGCATTTTGCATTGCATTTGTGATGACTTTCTTTAGTGTGTTTGATGTTCCTGTGTTCTGGCCTATACTCCTCTTCTACTGGGTGGTCCTATTCTCACTTACAATGAGGAGACAGATATCTCATATgattaaatacaaatatttaccGTTTTCATCTGGAAAACAG CGCTATGATGTAAAGAGAGCACCACCAGAAACCACAAGCCTTTCAGTTTCAGAGGACTGA
- the LOC114393422 gene encoding cysteine proteinase COT44-like produces the protein MASIMTLMISTLLFLSFTLSCAIDTSTITNYTDNEVMTMYEEWLVKHQKVYNGLGEKDKRFQVFKDNLGFIQEHNNNQNNTYKLGLNKFADMTNEEYRVMYFGTKSDAKRRLMKTKSTGHRYAYSAGDQLPVHVDWRVKGAVAPIKDQGSCGSCWAFSTVATVEAINKIVTGKFVSLSEQELVDCDRAYNQGCNGGLMDYAFEFIIQNGGIDTDKDYPYRGFDGICDPTKKNAKAVNIDGYEDVPPYDENALKKAVARQPVSIAIEASGRALQLYQSGVFTGECGTSLDHGVVVVGYGSENGVDYWLVRNSWGTGWGEDGYFKMQRNVRTPTGKCGITMEASYPVKNGLNSANSVYESTEVYVSSA, from the exons ATGGCTTCAATAATGACCTTGATGATATCCACCttgctctttctttctttcactttGTCATGTGCTATTGACACCTCCACCATCACCAACTACACTGACAATGAGGTCATGACCATGTACGAGGAGTGGTTGGTGAAGCACCAAAAGGTGTACAATGGGTTGGGAGAGAAGGACAAGAGGTTCCAAGTTTTCAAAGACAACTTGGGGTTCATACAAGAGCACAACAACAACCAGAACAACACTTACAAACTTGGGTTGAACAAGTTTGCTGACATGACAAATGAGGAATACCGTGTCATGTATTTTGGCACCAAGAGTGATGCCAAACGCAGGCTCATGAAAACCAAGAGCACCGGTCACCGCTACGCGTACAGTGCCGGTGACCAGTTGCCGGTGCACGTGGATTGGAGGGTGAAGGGTGCAGTTGCTCCCATCAAAGATCAGGGAAGTTGTG GAAGTTGTTGGGCGTTCTCAACGGTGGCCACAGTGGAAGCAATAAACAAGATAGTGACAGGGAAGTTTGTGTCCTTATCTGAACAAGAACTTGTGGACTGTGACAGAGCCTACAATCAAGGATGCAATGGTGGCCTTATGGACTATGCATTCGAATTCATCATTCAAAATGGTGGCATTGACACAGACAAAGATTACCCATACCGTGGCTTTGATGGCATCTGTGATCCAACTAAG AAAAATGCAAAGGCGGTGAACATTGATGGGTACGAGGATGTTCCACCGTATGATGAGAATGCCTTGAAGAAAGCTGTCGCTCGTCAACCCGTAAGCATTGCTATTGAAGCCTCTGGCAGAGCTTTGCAACTTTATCAATCG gGTGTATTTACTGGTGAATGTGGGACAAGTTTAGACCATGGTGTGGTTGTTGTTGGATATGGCTCTGAAAATGGTGTGGATTACTGGCTAGTGAGGAATTCATGGGGCACTGGATGGGGTGAGGATGGCTATTTCAAGATGCAACGCAATGTGAGAACCCCCACGGGCAAGTGTGGAATTACAATGGAGGCCTCCTACCCAGTGAAGAATGGTTTAAACTCTGCTAATTCAGTTTATGAAAGCACTGAGGTGTATGTTAGCAGTGCTTGA
- the LOC114394011 gene encoding probable beta-1,4-xylosyltransferase IRX14 isoform X1, giving the protein MKLSSLQQSYLNRRSNSFRGSLPLDSSAEVSGKSPAASTSWLLLHAACCLVSVVIGFRFSRLVFLFLFSAASRGGGEISAPFVVHSALATASPIAKSIAATPANHTAAARRVVVGRHGIRVRPWPHPNPEEVMKAHRIIERVQREQRTLFGVKMPKTVIAVTPTHVRTFQKLHLSGVMHSLMLAPYEVVWIVVEAGHVTNETASIIAKSGLRTIHVGFNHRMPISWNDRHKLEARMRLHALRIVRKERLDGIVMFADDSNMHSMELFDEIQSVKWIGAVSVGILVHSGGADESSTLQGEEEAPPMPVQGPACNATNNLVGWHTFNKLRYAGKSAVYIDDLAPVLPRKLEWAGFVLNSRLLWKDLDDKPDWIKDLEELDGIDEDIESPLSLLRETHVVEPLGSCGRQVLLWWLRVEARTDSKFPAQAHLNQIHPTNITRWIIDPPLDITVPSKRTPWPDAPPQLPINEKELLGTQDQTTKHSTKTRTSRSRRTRSKRKHDAKVIGVQVSTHSEQN; this is encoded by the exons atgaagCTCTCGTCGTTGCAGCAGAGCTACCTCAACCGCCGGAGCAACAGCTTCAGAGGATCGCTGCCGTTGGACTCCTCCGCCGAAGTCTCCGGCAAGTCGCCGGCGGCGAGCACCTCCTGGCTCCTCCTCCACGCCGCGTGCTGCCTCGTCAGCGTCGTCATCGGCTTCCGCTTCTCCCGCCTCGTCTTCCTGTTCCTCTTCTCCGCTGCCTCCCGCGGCGGCGGCGAAATCTCCGCTCCATTCGTCGTGCATTCCGCCCTCGCCACCGCCAGCCCGATCGCGAAGAGCATCGCGGCGACTCCGGCGAACCATACCGCCGCCGCCAGGCGTGTGGTGGTCGGGCGGCACGGGATCCGAGTCCGGCCGTGGCCGCATCCGAATCCGGAGGAGGTGATGAAGGCGCACCGCATAATCGAGAGAGTCCAGAGGGAGCAGAGGACGCTGTTCGGAGTGAAAATGCCGAAAACGGTTATTGCAGTCACGCCGACGCACGTGCGCACGTTCCAGAAGCTTCACTTGAGCGGCGTCATGCACTCGCTCATGCTCGCGCCGTACGAAGTCGTTTGGATCGTCGTGGAGGCCGGACACGTCACCAATGAGACCGCTTCCATTATAGCCAAGTCAGGACTCAGAACCATCCACGTTGGCTTCAATCACCGAATGCCGATTTCGTGGAACGATAGACACAAATTGGAGGCTCGAATGCGCCTTCATGCTTTAAG GATTGTGAGAAAAGAGAGGCTGGATGGAATTGTGATGTTTGCGGATGATAGCAATATGCATAGCATGGAGCTGTTTGATGAGATTCAAAGTGTGAAGTGGATAGGTGCAGTTTCGGTTGGGATTCTTGTCCATTCAGGTGGTGCAGATGAATCTTCGACCCTACAGGGTGAGGAGGAGGCCCCGCCAATGCCAGTGCAAGGTCCTGCTTGTAATGCGACCAATAATTTGGTTGGGTGGCATACCTTTAATAAGTTGCGATATGCTGGCAAAAGTGCAGTTTACATAGATGATCTGGCACCTGTGTTGCCCAGAAAACTTGAGTGGGCTGGGTTTGTGTTGAATTCCAGGTTGCTTTGGAAGGATCTTGATGATAAGCCGGACTGGATTAAGGATCTTGAAGAGTTAGATGGGATTGATGAGGATATAGAGAGTCCACTGTCTCTGCTCAGGGAGACTCATGTGGTTGAACCACTTGGGAGTTGTGGACGCCAGGTTTTGCTTTGGTGGCTGCGGGTTGAAGCTCGCACAGACAGCAAATTCCCTGCTCA GGCACATCTCAATCAGATTCATCCAACAAATATAACCCG ATGGATAATCGACCCTCCTCTGGACATCACAGTCCCATCAAAACGCACTCCATGGCCAGATGCTCCTCCTCAGCTCCCAATCAATGAAAAAGAGCTACTTGGCACACAAGATCAGACGACCAAGCATTCTACAAAGACTAGAACATCTAGATCGAGGCGCACTCGAAGTAAGAGAAAGCATGATGCCAAAGTGATAGGTGTGCAAGTCTCTACACATTCTGAACAAAACTGA
- the LOC114394011 gene encoding probable beta-1,4-xylosyltransferase IRX14 isoform X2, whose amino-acid sequence MKLSSLQQSYLNRRSNSFRGSLPLDSSAEVSGKSPAASTSWLLLHAACCLVSVVIGFRFSRLVFLFLFSAASRGGGEISAPFVVHSALATASPIAKSIAATPANHTAAARRVVVGRHGIRVRPWPHPNPEEVMKAHRIIERVQREQRTLFGVKMPKTVIAVTPTHVRTFQKLHLSGVMHSLMLAPYEVVWIVVEAGHVTNETASIIAKSGLRTIHVGFNHRMPISWNDRHKLEARMRLHALRIVRKERLDGIVMFADDSNMHSMELFDEIQSVKWIGAVSVGILVHSGGADESSTLQGEEEAPPMPVQGPACNATNNLVGWHTFNKLRYAGKSAVYIDDLAPVLPRKLEWAGFVLNSRLLWKDLDDKPDWIKDLEELDGIDEDIESPLSLLRETHVVEPLGSCGRQVLLWWLRVEARTDSKFPAQWIIDPPLDITVPSKRTPWPDAPPQLPINEKELLGTQDQTTKHSTKTRTSRSRRTRSKRKHDAKVIGVQVSTHSEQN is encoded by the exons atgaagCTCTCGTCGTTGCAGCAGAGCTACCTCAACCGCCGGAGCAACAGCTTCAGAGGATCGCTGCCGTTGGACTCCTCCGCCGAAGTCTCCGGCAAGTCGCCGGCGGCGAGCACCTCCTGGCTCCTCCTCCACGCCGCGTGCTGCCTCGTCAGCGTCGTCATCGGCTTCCGCTTCTCCCGCCTCGTCTTCCTGTTCCTCTTCTCCGCTGCCTCCCGCGGCGGCGGCGAAATCTCCGCTCCATTCGTCGTGCATTCCGCCCTCGCCACCGCCAGCCCGATCGCGAAGAGCATCGCGGCGACTCCGGCGAACCATACCGCCGCCGCCAGGCGTGTGGTGGTCGGGCGGCACGGGATCCGAGTCCGGCCGTGGCCGCATCCGAATCCGGAGGAGGTGATGAAGGCGCACCGCATAATCGAGAGAGTCCAGAGGGAGCAGAGGACGCTGTTCGGAGTGAAAATGCCGAAAACGGTTATTGCAGTCACGCCGACGCACGTGCGCACGTTCCAGAAGCTTCACTTGAGCGGCGTCATGCACTCGCTCATGCTCGCGCCGTACGAAGTCGTTTGGATCGTCGTGGAGGCCGGACACGTCACCAATGAGACCGCTTCCATTATAGCCAAGTCAGGACTCAGAACCATCCACGTTGGCTTCAATCACCGAATGCCGATTTCGTGGAACGATAGACACAAATTGGAGGCTCGAATGCGCCTTCATGCTTTAAG GATTGTGAGAAAAGAGAGGCTGGATGGAATTGTGATGTTTGCGGATGATAGCAATATGCATAGCATGGAGCTGTTTGATGAGATTCAAAGTGTGAAGTGGATAGGTGCAGTTTCGGTTGGGATTCTTGTCCATTCAGGTGGTGCAGATGAATCTTCGACCCTACAGGGTGAGGAGGAGGCCCCGCCAATGCCAGTGCAAGGTCCTGCTTGTAATGCGACCAATAATTTGGTTGGGTGGCATACCTTTAATAAGTTGCGATATGCTGGCAAAAGTGCAGTTTACATAGATGATCTGGCACCTGTGTTGCCCAGAAAACTTGAGTGGGCTGGGTTTGTGTTGAATTCCAGGTTGCTTTGGAAGGATCTTGATGATAAGCCGGACTGGATTAAGGATCTTGAAGAGTTAGATGGGATTGATGAGGATATAGAGAGTCCACTGTCTCTGCTCAGGGAGACTCATGTGGTTGAACCACTTGGGAGTTGTGGACGCCAGGTTTTGCTTTGGTGGCTGCGGGTTGAAGCTCGCACAGACAGCAAATTCCCTGCTCA ATGGATAATCGACCCTCCTCTGGACATCACAGTCCCATCAAAACGCACTCCATGGCCAGATGCTCCTCCTCAGCTCCCAATCAATGAAAAAGAGCTACTTGGCACACAAGATCAGACGACCAAGCATTCTACAAAGACTAGAACATCTAGATCGAGGCGCACTCGAAGTAAGAGAAAGCATGATGCCAAAGTGATAGGTGTGCAAGTCTCTACACATTCTGAACAAAACTGA